A part of Thermotoga petrophila RKU-1 genomic DNA contains:
- the secG gene encoding preprotein translocase subunit SecG encodes MKTFFLIVHTIISVALIYMVQVQMSKFSELGGAFGSGGLHTVFGRRKGLDTGGKITLVLSVLFFVSCVVTAFVLTR; translated from the coding sequence TTTCTCATCGTTCACACCATCATAAGCGTGGCTCTCATCTACATGGTCCAGGTACAGATGTCGAAATTCTCGGAGCTCGGTGGTGCCTTCGGAAGTGGAGGACTTCACACCGTTTTTGGCAGAAGGAAGGGCCTCGACACCGGTGGAAAGATCACTCTTGTCCTGTCTGTACTCTTTTTCGTTTCCTGCGTGGTAACAGCCTTCGTTCTAACGAGGTGA
- the tyrS gene encoding tyrosine--tRNA ligase — protein MTPEEQVKILKRNVVDFVSEEELLDRIKRKGKLRVKLGVDPSRPDLHLGHAVVLRKLREFQDLGHTVVLIIGDFTARIGDPSGRNETRPMLTREEVLENAKTYQEQAFKILDPERTELRFNGEWLDRMTFADVIVLASKYTVARMLERDDFAKRFKEGIPITISEFLYPLAQAYDSVAIQADVELGGTDQLFNLLVGRKIQEEYGQEPQIVMTMPIIEGTDGKLKMSKSYGNYIAFNDPPEEMYGKLMSIPDELIIKYMRLLTDVPEERIEEYERKMKEKTINPRDVKMVLAYEITRFFHGEENAKKAQEQFVKVFQKKEIPDEMPIVEISQEKNIVDLLVEIGAVSSKSEAKRLVAQGGVYIDGERIEDIKFTVKPVGEQVLKVGKRKFYRISGGETKKL, from the coding sequence ATGACACCGGAGGAACAGGTAAAAATTCTCAAAAGAAACGTTGTTGACTTCGTAAGCGAAGAAGAACTCCTCGACAGAATAAAGAGAAAAGGGAAACTCCGCGTGAAACTCGGCGTGGATCCCTCAAGGCCCGATTTGCATCTGGGCCACGCGGTCGTTCTGAGGAAGTTGAGAGAGTTTCAAGATCTCGGTCACACAGTAGTTCTGATCATAGGAGACTTCACTGCCCGCATTGGTGATCCCTCCGGAAGAAACGAAACACGTCCCATGCTGACCAGAGAAGAGGTTCTGGAGAACGCAAAGACCTATCAGGAACAGGCCTTCAAGATACTGGATCCCGAAAGGACGGAACTTCGTTTCAACGGTGAGTGGCTCGACAGAATGACCTTCGCGGACGTGATCGTTCTGGCTTCAAAGTACACGGTTGCAAGGATGCTCGAAAGAGACGATTTCGCGAAAAGATTCAAAGAAGGCATCCCCATAACCATATCGGAGTTCCTGTATCCTCTCGCACAGGCCTACGATTCCGTTGCCATTCAGGCAGATGTGGAACTCGGCGGAACGGATCAGCTTTTCAACCTCCTTGTGGGAAGGAAGATACAGGAAGAATACGGTCAGGAGCCCCAGATCGTCATGACGATGCCGATCATCGAAGGAACGGATGGAAAATTGAAAATGAGCAAAAGCTACGGAAACTACATCGCTTTCAACGATCCACCCGAGGAGATGTACGGGAAACTCATGTCCATACCGGATGAACTCATTATAAAGTACATGCGTCTTCTCACGGACGTTCCAGAAGAACGGATCGAAGAGTACGAAAGAAAGATGAAAGAAAAAACGATCAATCCACGAGACGTGAAGATGGTTCTCGCGTACGAAATAACACGCTTCTTCCACGGTGAAGAAAACGCAAAAAAGGCCCAGGAACAATTCGTGAAGGTCTTTCAAAAGAAAGAAATTCCTGACGAGATGCCGATCGTTGAGATTTCTCAGGAGAAGAACATCGTGGATCTCCTCGTGGAGATAGGAGCTGTATCCAGCAAAAGTGAGGCTAAAAGACTCGTTGCTCAGGGTGGAGTGTACATCGACGGGGAGAGAATAGAAGACATAAAATTCACCGTGAAACCCGTTGGAGAGCAAGTT